One region of Salvia miltiorrhiza cultivar Shanhuang (shh) chromosome 3, IMPLAD_Smil_shh, whole genome shotgun sequence genomic DNA includes:
- the LOC131016307 gene encoding protein transport protein SEC24 A-like, translating to MGTENPNRPNYPLRPAATPFASHQSSTPFLSSGPVVGSEAPVFRPGPPAASNFQAPPFSGGPLVGTEAPAFRPPPSRSNEVVRPPPPPSSYGPPTSGFQSFPNPPVPSAGKVLPPHISLTGQPAIAPPTRPPPGSASLLSQPQPPLVSMGSPPQSIKTGQPNPNIPPPAAQHFSAPRPSSQPSSPPTGTSYAAGRGTYPGYANMQPNSAPQAPTMQPASFQSQQGGYGPPMQPASFQSQQGGYGPPVQSASFPLQQGGYASQAPPTSLLAQQRGYAPVPPVSTPSGLYPGNQFQQHGIAPPVAAQHGLAEDFSSLSLGSVPGSFDAGLDITALPRPLDGDVEPKSFADMYPMNCNSRFLRLTTSGIPNSQSLASRWHLPMGAVVCPLAETPPGEEVPIVNFATTGIIRCRRCRTYVNPYVTFTDNGRKWRCNICSLLNDVPSEYFAHVDASGRRVDLDQRPELIKGSVEFIAPAEYMVRPPMPPLYFFLIDVSISAVKSGMLKVMAQTIRSCLDSLPGSTRTQIGFITYDSTIHFYNMKSSLEQPQMMVVSDLDDIFVPLPDDLLVNLSESRGVVEAFLDSLPSMFQENMNVESAFGPALKAAFMVMSQLGGKLLIFQNTLPSLGAGRLKLRGDDIRVYGTDKEHTLRLPEDPFYKQMAADFTKYQIAVNVYAFSDKYTDIASLGTLAKYTGGQVYYYPNFQASIHEEKLKHELTRDLTRETAWEAVMRIRCGKGVRFTSYHGNFMLRSTDLLALPAVDCDKAYAAQLSLEETLLTTQTVYFQVALLYTSSSGERRIRVHTAAAPVVADLGEMYRLADTGAIISLFSRLAIEKTLSSKLEEARNSVQLRIVKALREYRNLYAVQHRLSGRMIYPESLKFLPLYALALCKSLPLRGGYSDVQLDERSAAAYTMMALPVKSLLKLLYPNLARVDECLVKTEEFDIKKRLPLTIESLDTRGLYVFDDGFRFVVWFGKALSPDITKNLVGEDFATDFSKVSLSQGDNYMSRKIMEILNQYRKSDPSYFQLCHLVRQGDQPREGFFLLTSLVEDQIGGANGYADWMLLLYRQVQQNA from the exons ATGGGGACCGAAAATCCTAATCGTCCAAACTATCCATTAAGACCAGCTGCAACACCCTTTGCTTCTCATCAATCTTCAACACCTTTCTTGTCGTCTGGTCCTGTTGTTGGATCAGAAGCACCTGTCTTTAGGCCTGGACCTCCTGCGGCCTCGAATTTTCAAGCACCTCCCTTTTCTGGAGGACCTTTGGTTGGAACGGAGGCCCCTGCCTTTAGACCCCCTCCAAGTAGATCTAATGAAGTGGTCCGCCCACCTCCTCCACCATCCTCTTATGGCCCACCTACTTCAGGATTTCAGAGTTTCCCAAACCCCCCAGTGCCCTCAGCTGGTAAAGTACTACCTCCTCACATCTCTCTTACAGGTCAGCCTGCTATAGCTCCACCAACCAGACCTCCTCCAGGTTCTGCTTCTCTTTTGTCACAGCCCCAGCCACCTTTGGTATCCATGGGATCTCCGCCTCAAAGCATAAAAACTGGACAACCTAACCCAAATATCCCTCCTCCTGCAGCTCAACACTTCTCAGCTCCCAGGCCAAGTTCCCAGCCTTCTTCCCCACCAACTGGGACATCTTATGCAGCTGGCAGGGGTACCTATCCAGGGTATGCCAATATGCAACCAAATTCGGCTCCCCAAGCTCCAACTATGCAGCCTGCCTCCTTTCAATCGCAACAAGGAGGTTATGGTCCACCTATGCAGCCTGCCTCCTTTCAATCACAACAAGGAGGTTATGGTCCACCTGTGCAGTCTGCCTCCTTTCCTTTACAACAAGGGGGCTATGCGTCACAAGCGCCTCCAACTTCTCTTCTAGCTCAACAAAGAGGTTATGCTCCTGTTCCACCTGTTTCAACTCCATCTGGCCTCTATCCTGGGAACCAGTTCCAGCAACATGGCATAGCACCTCCAGTTGCTGCCCAACACGGTTTGGCTGAAGATTTTAGTTCACTCTCTCTTGGATCTGTACCAGGATCGTTTGATGCAGGACTTGATATCACAGCCTTACCAAGGCCATTAGATGGTGATGTGGAACCCAAGTCTTTTGCTGACATGTACCCAATGAATTGTAATTCTAGATTCTTGCGACTAACAACAAGTGGCATACCAAATTCTCAATCATTGGCATCGCGGTGGCATTTGCCTATGGGGGCTGTTGTTTGCCCTCTGGCAGAAACTCCTCCAGGG GAGGAAGTTCCAATAGTTAATTTTGCCACAACAGGAATCATTAGATGTAGAAGGTGCCGTACTTATGTGAACCCATATGTCACATTCACAGACAATGGCAGAAAGTGGAGATGCAATATATGCTCATTGCTAAATGATG TTCCAAGTGAGTATTTTGCCCATGTGGATGCTAGCGGCAGAAGAGTTGATTTGGATCAAAGGCCTGAACTAATAAAGGGTAGTGTTGAGTTTATCGCTCCAGCTGAGTATATGGTCCGCCCTCCAATGCCACCACTGTATTTTTTCCTCATCGATGTATCAATATCTGCTGTTAAAAGTGGAATGCTCAAG GTTATGGCACAAACTATTAGGTCTTGTCTGGACAGCTTACCTGGTTCTACACGAACACAGATTGGCTTTATAACTTATGACAGCACCATACATTTCTATAACATGAAG TCATCATTGGAGCAGCCTCAGATGATGGTTGTCTCAGATTTGGATGATATATTTGTTCCATTACCAGATGATCTTCTAGTCAACTTGTCAGAATCTAGGGGTGTGGTGGAGGCATTCCTTGATAGTTTGCCCTCCATGTTCCAGGAGAACATGAATGTTGAATCCGCATTTGGTCCAGCTCTCAAAGCCGCATTCATGGTTATG AGTCAACTTGGCGGTAAATTGTTAATCTTCCAGAATACTCTACCATCTCTTGGTGCTGGCCGCCTGAAACTGCGTGGGGATGATATTCGAGTTTATGGGACAGATAAGGAGCATACTTTACGGTTACCTGAAGATCCATTTTATAAACAGATGGCTGCTGATTTCACTAAGTATCAGATAGCTGTAAATGTATATGCGTTCAGTGATAAGTATACAGATATAGCATCTTTGG GAACACTGGCAAAGTATACTGGTGGCCAGGTGTATTATTATCCAAATTTCCAGGCTAGTATCCATGAAGAAAAGTTGAAACATGAGCTAACTAGAGATCTTACAAGAGAGACTGCATGGGAAGCGGTCATGCGGATAAGATGTGGAAAAG GAGTACGTTTCACATCTTATCATGGGAATTTTATGCTAAGATCCACAGACTTACTCGCACTTCCTGCCGTTGACTGTGATAAAGCTTATGCAGCACAGTTGTCTCTTGAAGAGACACTGTTGACTACCCAAACTGTGTACTTTCAAGTTGCATTATT ATATACATCATCTTCTGGAGAAAGGCGTATTAGAGTACACACTGCAGCTGCTCCAGTTGTTGCAGATCTAGGAGAGATGTACCGCCTGGCTGACACTGGAGCAATTATTTCTTTGTTCTCCAGGCTAG CAATTGAAAAGACTTTGTCATCCAAGTTGGAAGAAGCTCGGAATAGTGTTCAACTTCGTATTGTCAAAGCTCTAAGGGAATATCGAAATCTTTATGCTGTTCAACATCGCTTGTCTGGAAGGATGATCTACCCCGAGTCACTAAAATTCTTACCATTGTATGCACTAGCATTGTGTAAATCACTACCCCTCCGTGGTGGGTATTCTGATGTGCAGCTTGATGAGCGAAGTGCAGCTGCTTACACCATGATGGCTTTACCAGTTAAAAGTTTGCTGAAACTTCTGTATCCTAACCTGGCTCGTGTGGATGAGTGTCTTGTAAAA ACTGAAGAATTTGACATCAAAAAGAGGCTTCCACTAACTATAGAGAGCTTAGACACCAGAGGTCTCTATGTCTTTGATGATGGTTTCCGGTTTGTCGTTTGGTTTGGCAAAGCGCTTTCACCTGACATAACTAAGAATTTGGTCGGGGAAGATTTTGCCACAGACTTCTCAAAG GTTAGCCTTTCCCAAGGAGACAACTACATGTCTAGAAAGATAATGGAGATTCTTAATCAATATAGGAAGAGCGATCCATCATATTTTCAGCTATGCCATCTTGTGAGGCAGGGTGATCAACCTAGAGAAGGTTTCTTTCTACTCACAAGTCTTGTGGAGGACCAGATTGGTGGTGCCAATGGTTATGCTGACTGGATGTTACTGCTTTATCGGCAAGTCCAACAAAATGCATAA